GAGTCCACGTCTGCAGCAGGTCATACACAACAGCAATAAGAACAAACACAAAGGGCAGACGTTtatccgttttaggagtaaaactgtggaactcattagataacgaccttaaattagcaaactcaataaaagcatacaagatattattcaaagcaaaggtaatggacacatatatagaaacacaataagcaaacaaagaagaatgcacacatgcatgagataaaatgacaacctaaattggttttgtcggtttccttagcatcttttcactttctgttttcagagctatcattattattcttaCTATTACtacagttatttaagctattcttattattattattactattattatcatcatcattattattattattttgtgtagcctcatgatttgttctttttgtatattctattctgttaaaagggcaagataagctttatgcttcaagcccagacctttttggtcaaaataatcacaatgttgaccagggaaaaacctgtgttatcttgtttgttgatttttatgtttgtgattgaccgaaataaatattaactataaAGGTGAGTACAGGGACAGAACCGGGACACGGTCCCCCCTGGCGCATACGCtcattcattctttatttcattcattcattaaaagaaaaacaaaactgttcaatataattacaacaattctcttagtgatgcaccgaatgtttggtaaccgaaattgtttggccaaaaatagcaaaaaaaacaacactttcggtgttcggtggaataagtgggaaaaaaaacgaacaattaataacggcgtgtttaGATGATGCAAtcaaacagcgtggagtgagagGCGTgcagtgttaaatgcagcaaacatgtcagcatgtagatcattacttggatgtgggaaaaagcagaggacacgagaaatgatccaggctgagttggatttgggaaaccgcttggtgatggagacggtgacgggactcacagcagagaaaagggccGTACTACAGATGCGGTGGAGAAccctcagtgactacgtttacatgcagtcaaaattcaggttattgctaatattccggttactgaaacattgggaatattccgtttacatggtaattaatcattcaggatatctggatcaaaccagcgacgcacggagaacatcatgacacaattaccgtcatttccacttcttcttcctgtatccaaattcaaaacaaatgctgcttcacgcaacttttctctcaccttcttgtaaatcttctatcccggtactttctaccgtctacaaatgcagaaatgttcatatccttcattacatttatgaagtgattagtctcctcctggtcttggtttctccgtgtttataagaacttcctggactcaaaagaccaggattccttgtgaacagagcatgagcagaaaacagattcatgctccgtttgatggggatattctgtttggcgtttacatgacccaatattcaggttttaaaaggagtaacccagggctcatattcaggtttttaaaaactataataaattggtgtttacatggccgtgcaaattcgggttattgccaatattcgggttttaaaagggttattgatgctggaaacacagtcactgtCTGATTTGACGAGATGCCCGGCAGACGACACGCGCAGCCGCTCAACAGTTAGATGGTTATCTGTCAGAAGTCCCCGTCCCAAGGAGGAGAACCCTCTCACATATTGGAGGATCAATCAAGGCCGCGTTCCTGACTTGGCACAGATGGCAcgcaggtaataataataaagaaatggAGATATGatacaataatataaataattaggTAGACCACTAGTAAGGGAAAGGGATTGAGATTTTTGATTTATGTAATGGcgaaaaaaattggcaaaataaatgaaaaactgtgaagaaccattgttcggtattattcgaAACATTAGTACATACTCAATAGtttgtactatccatactcattctggagaattcaattcaattttatttatatagcgtctaatacaacagagttgtctctagacgctttccagagacccatacccagaacataaacccctgagcaattattacataaacaatggcaggtaaaaactcccctagtgggagaaaaaccttaagccaaacagtagcaagaaaaactgaagaaaaactgagaaatgtattagtgtggattgatggacactagctgagcagaaacttcccacaatgcaatgcagcggtgtttggttgctaagtgatacgtatatgtcataagtataatattaagtataatactatagttatataatattaatattataatattatgatataatgtcatcttgtttgggccagaataaaagggaaagagcggagcggtgctgctactgcgacaggagttgttaccatggtaacaggagttgttaccatggtaacaactcccccctcccaacggcaggaagtgccgtgtgactctgagtagtacgtcccaattaatgcatactactgatatttactcaaaagtgtgccaaacttaagtatactttttagtttatactgtttagtatggcattgcGGCCGCAgcgagagaggaaaaaaaaaaaaaaggagagagaaagaaaaaaaaaggttaatgcAGTGACAGGTTCAGCTCCGGTCCTCCCTCACCTTTTGCATCCAGTTCTGACAGCGGACCTCCCATGAGGCTCTTCTTCTTGTCGTTGGCCCGCGCCCCCTCCCTCTGCTCCTCCAGCAGGTCCTCCTGAGCCCACCGCGCTGAGTAGTGTTTCCCCAGCGCCGGGATCTGCAGGAAACACCATCAGCTCGTCTTACGCTCCCAACACAataggcgcttttccactagcacctactcagcccaactccACTCgcctttgcgcttttccaccaggggtctaacgtgccgagtagatacttttctgtaactactctgccaaggttcttatggcgcttttccactagcacctactcagcccgactcgcctcgggacggctcgtcccggctccacccgctttgtccccgtttgtttttccacagtcaggggagaagtggggggggtggggtgaagcggctgtgacgtactcgattgcgcaactcctttgttcgtgtcgcgctgatgagaaatcagctggggccgcgagcggctgagagtaaaacagcccgtctacatcccttttttaattctttcgtcagcctccaggtttatgaacatctgcacctcagagttggatcaccaaacagacgtttgcgctttataataaaatcgccgcgagtcgctctcgctctgactcccgcttcctgattcaaacgtctgacgccccccgaccaatcagtggcgaggagggtgatgacgtcagatatagtgccggctcagcccggttagaacctcggcagaatggttacagaaaaagtatctgcttggcgcggctctacccgcctcggcccgtagtggaaaagcgcaagacgggggcgtggcgggtagaagcgagctgagtaggtactggtggaaaagcgccataagcggctgagtcggctgtatctgacgtcatcacactacaggccaccggtcgggggttggagtcagacgtctgagtcagagaaatcagagaaagagactgacggattctggttcattttattcaacaggcaatggcagcaaaagtctgtttcatgatccaactctgaggtgcagatgttcataaacctggtgctgaggagagaattaaaaagggatctagatggagataaggaacgaccagatctaccaggagctctgtctcttcatagctgctcacggctccagatgacttttcagcagcaccaagacaaacgaacaaaaaaaaaagcattgccgcttgaagcttctctcactctcactctcacttcactccaacctcctacttctgctccaggtgctgattgtagtggaaaagaaaccgagtagagccgagtagagccgagtagagccgagtagagccgagtagagccgagtagagccgagtagagccgagtagagccgagtagagccgagtagagccgagtagagccgagtagagccgagtagagccgagtagagccgagtagagccgagtagagccgagtaggtgctagtggaaagcGCCAAATGTGGTGTTGCCGTGGCGACTGAACAAGCACACAGCTCTCAGTCTTACCTTGAAATACTCGGCCTCGTCCTCCGGAGgtttcagcagctcctccagcagtcgTATCTCTTCATTTGTAATATCAGCACAATACGGCTCCACTGACGCccagaacctgaaacacagtgtTGAACACACTGCTTGGTGAGGAGTTGATGTACTTTGTGTTTGTAACAAACCAGTGACCAGTGTCAGCAGAAGTAGGTGATCCTGGAGCGGCGGCCCCACCTGTTGGGAGCATCGTTCTTCGGGGTGCGGGGGATGTCTTGAGGGTCGTCCGTGAACTCGTACTCCTGAACCTTTGGCTGGGGGTTCTTGGACTTGGGTCTGCCGGGCCCCGGGCCGGGCCCGTGTCCTCCCTTGCCGTCCAGCTTCTGCTTCTTTGGCTTGTGGCGGGACGGAGCAGCAGGATCCGGGTCCTTTCCCAGTTTCAGGAAGCGCTTGTCTCCCTTCTTGTCCTGCCAGTCCGTGAGGATCTAGAGGAGCAAGGAAGGTCAGACGTGAAGGTCAAACATGAGCTGGGGCAGCTGTTCCAGCTGGTCCTGGACACCCGTCCTGGACCCCCCACCCTGGACCCTGGACCCCCACCCTGGACCCCCACCCTGGACCCCTGGACCCCCACCCTGGACTAGGGTCGCCACCttgcagaaatagaaataagggacgccccgatttcagcagcgcaggcaccaaaaaaagggacgtccccaaaacttctaaaatgcatagaaatgtatttattttatatgaaaaaactaaatgctctgatttaaagtttgaagtgctttaatagcattgaacttgcatgactgtatagacagccaaccatactagtaactgaaatatcctcctattctatgtatgtccacatcagcccagatgtagaatgtagatacaggtgaagaatatggtgtaaaagttaatttatttaaataattcaacttaaaaaggTGAcactaatacatgtatattacatagtctcattacaggaaagcaagatatgttaagcctttatttgttataattttgatgattgaattgtttattgatttcataatatattgtaattttttgagattttttatttggggttttcataaactgtgagccataatcaccaaaattataacaaataaaggcttgaaatatctcactttgcatgtagtgggaaataatatatatttgtttcaccttaaagcaacacaatgtaacttttccaccttaatatagtgtttccagagtcattgtgatgctacatcaacttacaacaggtttaatgaacctctgtcatggtctgaggggtctgtatcgtcttcactggcactatgtaactttgaggtggatggtaggaacccttccacactactggtaaagcacttccgcttttgtccaaaggagccgccaaactcaacaaaagctgaaagttacattgtgctgctttaaagttgaatttactacgaatgaggttttgcaatatattcaaattttccaactttcacctgtatattatgaataaataaataagagcataatatgtctgtattggttcaatacggaacgcaacttttaattcccaattacggaacaattacatatttcaagggacgggtggcaacccctGGACCCCCATCCTGGACCCCCCACCGCCCCCTGGACCCTCACCCTGGATCCAAGACCTGATCgttccttatgttcctggcagagctgtccgttctcagagtgcaggtttactcgtagttcctagagtatccaaatgtagatttggaggacggttcttctgctatcaggaaccgttactatggaaccaacttccaatgtgggttaaggaggctgacaccacctccacctttaaaactaaacttaaaacatttctgtttagtaaagcctatagttagtgtttagtaaacctctagctggtgttggtaaatctctaggtagtgtaaactctagtgtgttagagtcgctcctgtagtttcttgtgctggccccccttttttctcttttgtacatgttgcagcatcctctgccggtggcaaagagcatctctgaatgcacaacaccggaacctgcagtgtgggagtgaggggggcagggtaacggccccttttgggcgggggagaaggttcgtccctcaagactcctctccctggccctgccccttctcaacctttcaccgaccctgcacctaacctggggcttgctgattgggccggagcttcgggagctgcgtactggcctgcggtccccacccccggtcatcccgctgctgcttccacctgcctgcggcccccacccccggtcatcccgttgctgcttccacctgcctactgtgctgctgacgtccccgaccccccaggctggccttcggcaggagggtccccccttatgagcctggtcctgctcaaggtttcttccctcctaaaggggagtttttcttgccactgtttggcttaaggcttttcgcccactaggggagtttttacctgccattgtttatgtaataattgctcgggggtttatgttcatgttctgggtctctggaaagcgtctagagacaacttttgttttattagacgctatataaataaaattgaattgaattattggtttcataatatattgtaattttttgagattttttatttggggttttcataaactgtgagccataatcaccaaaattataaaaaataaaggcttgaaatatctcagtTTGCATGTAGTTTGGAAATAATAtaatttgtttcaccttaaagttgaatttactacgaatgaggttttgcaatatattcaaattttccaaatttcacctgtatattatgacataaataaatgtcgtattggttcaatacggaacgcaacttttacgTAAAAAATTACGTAAAATACGTaaaattccgtatttcaagggacgggtggcgacgctACCCTGGACCCCCACCCTGGTGGAGCCCCGGCCTCCGCCCACCCTCTACCTGTCTCTGCCCTGGACCCCCACCCTGGACCCCCACCCTGGACCCTGGACCCCCACCCTGGACCCCCCCCGACCCCCACCTGTCTCTGCTCCTCCAGGGCCCTCAGGCGGCGGCTGGCCGAGGACAGCAGcgtctccagctccagctgcagcGTGTCCACCTCCTCCATGCCGATGCCATCGTCCTGGGAGCGGCCCAGCACGGCCGTGTAGCGGGGGCACACCTTCCCGTGCTCCACCGGCTTGAAGTCATAGTACTGGAGGGGGGGGGACGTCCTTCAGCTCGCTCATGGTGCCGGGCCggagaacctggacctggagaacctggacctggagaacctggacctggagaacctggacctggacctggatggcaaggcaaggcaaatgtatttatatagcacaattcaacacaaggtcattcaaagtgctttacattgacattaaaagcagcaagacataatcaGACGGTAAAAAtttaagaataagatgataagaaaagaagtaaaataataaaaagcacaagttgttaaaaagtaagggcagtagagtacagccgGTAAGTATTTagtttaggagtacgcttcagtaaacagtaatgtttttaacctgatttaaaggatctacagttggagcagacctcaggtctacaggaagtttgttccaccggtgaggagcagaataactgaacgctgcctcaccttgcttggttctggttctggaaccacaacaaaccagatccagatgaagctcaggggtctgggagcttcataggaactaacagatcaaccatgtattttggtccaagaccattcaggtctttgtagaccagcagtaagattttaaactctatcctttgacccactggaagccagtgtagtgatttcatgaccggtgtaatgtggtccagtttcctggtgtaatgtggtccagtttcctggtgtttgtaaggactctccagcgttctggatcagctgcagctgcctgatagatttcttgttaagacctgtaaagatgccattgcaataatccaacctactgaaaatgaatgcatgaataagtttttccatgtcttgtttagacagaatccccttaattctagcaatgttttttaggtggtaataggcagatttggtgataaactttagatcgctgttgaagttcaggtctgagtcaataattacacccagatttctggcttgatttgtagctgtcaatgacatggagccaaggtgagcgctgatcttttcttATTCATTTTTAGGGACAAAAATGATcagctctgtcttttctgcatttagctggagagaattctggcacatccactcattaatttggtgaatacagttactcaatgagatcaggggactgtagtcatgtggtgacactgaagtatagagctgtgtgtcatcggcataagtatggtaggaaatgttgtgatgttccataatctgagctagcggtagcatatagatgttaaatagaagcggtccgagaatggacccttgaggaaccccacatgtgatcttggttctctcagactcatggtttccaattgacacaaaaaaggccctatcttgtaagtaagatttaaaccattgaagcacagtgccggtaagtcccacccacttttccaatctgctgagaagaatgttatgatcaactgtgtcaaatgcagcactgagatccagtaataccagaacagaggatttgcctgcatcattattcagatgaatatcatttaggactttgatgagtacagtctcagtgctgtggtgtggccgaaatccagtCTGAAATGCGTTaaaaggttgttttgcatcataaaagcatggatttgctggaaaatgaccttttcaatgattttccccaaaaatggcagatttgatattggcctatagttactaagtgttgtagcatccagattagatttttttagaagaggttttattactgcagttttcaagtcctggggaaactggcctgtttgaagagaagtatttattatctgcagtACATCCGGAATtatgcagttaaaaactgtttaaaaaaagtttgaaggcagaatatcaagacagcatgttgtgggctttaattttgaaactgtttccgTTAGGGTTTTGTAATCTAAAACCCTGAACTGTCCCAGCTTTACTAGAGGATGGGAAGGCCagagtgttatcattcctgagctggagctgcacattgcttgtctttaggggtgtaacaatatatctaGCTACAaaatttcgtgatacaaaaacgtcacaatacgtgtcgtggaggtgacaaagtgtatcgcgatattggaataataatattaatctattgtattgactagtaacgcgcatccgaaaaaagaaaaagttaaatcatacatgagagaaactattcagtttgtggcaaaatatttgtacttgtatgaaactgaagatcataatgcaaacctgacatttacttttagttcagtttgtggaaaatgtttggcctggctttctctttaaaacttaaacagttataaagcattaccaactgtaacaatagggcaaacgcacagcattgttttgtattttgtgtctttcaaataaaataattttttttccagtcatatgttcctcatgcaaggttgttaaaaaaatactgctataatatcgtatcgttatcgtgacctcaatatcttgtatcgtaccgtatcgtgagattagtgtatcattACACCCCTACTTGTCTTAtatgtaatattttgtttgtgaaaaagtcagcaAAGTCAATACAGGCCTTTTCAGACATCAGTTCAGGGGGGATTGAGGCTGCAGGGTTTGTCAGTCTGTCTACCACAGAAAACATTTTCTATcgataatctctgaaaaatacAATTGTcttgcattcttcagtttctgtttaTAGTTGTGAAGACTCTCTTTAGAAATGTTCTAATATACCTGGTTTGTTTTGGCGCCACCTGCGTTCTGCTTGTCTACATATCCTTCTCTGTTCTTTAACTAGTGTGGCGTTTCTCCAGGGTGACTTTTTCCTCCCGGACAGAACTTTGGTCTTAATTGGGGCGAtagaatcaataacagtcataacattggaactgaaactgttaacgaggtcatcaactagaactgaggacagggtttgtgatggtgtaaaaccctgggtgaataatgcacaggtgttatcatttatataacgCTTTCTGATTACCTTTCTGgtggaacctggacctggaacctggaacctggaacct
This genomic window from Cololabis saira isolate AMF1-May2022 chromosome 8, fColSai1.1, whole genome shotgun sequence contains:
- the tada3l gene encoding LOW QUALITY PROTEIN: transcriptional adapter 3 (The sequence of the model RefSeq protein was modified relative to this genomic sequence to represent the inferred CDS: deleted 1 base in 1 codon), which gives rise to MSELKDVPPLQYYDFKPVEHGKVCPRYTAVLGRSQDDGIGMEEVDTLQLELETLLSSASRRLRALEEQRQILTDWQDKKGDKRFLKLGKDPDPAAPSRHKPKKQKLDGKGGHGPGPGPGRPKSKNPQPKVQEYEFTDDPQDIPRTPKNDAPNRFWASVEPYCADITNEEIRLLEELLKPPEDEAEYFKIPALGKHYSARWAQEDLLEEQREGARANDKKKSLMGGPLSELDAKDVDSLLKKSESQHESPEDCCPFGPLTQRLLQALVEENIISPMEDSPIPDISGKDAADGAGTSPRSQGKAFSVPHTRSLEARIKEELMAQGLLDSEERPGQGGDSEDEVLAELQKRQAELKALSAHNRARKQELLRLAKEEMRKQELRQRVRVSDNEVMEGFRRIMAARQKKRTPTKKEKDQAWKALKERESILKLLDG